Within the Aspergillus luchuensis IFO 4308 DNA, chromosome 5, nearly complete sequence genome, the region TTTGTAAGCCTTCTTCAAAGGCGAAAAGCATGCAACATCTAGAGACTGATATAGATATAAGGAATTAGCAGGCATACAGACAGGTATAATCTGATTTTAATAACATATATTATCAAATTAAGGTGTTAGATGCGAATCATGCCCGTCAAGTACAAGGAGGCTATATTGACCTATTCTTCATGTTTTGATGTATGGAATGAAGTGATCTTTGAGCCATACTTCCTCAATCTCTCGTGTAGTCCAtctatttaagaatatagcAATCCTTCAGGAAGATAGTAGACTTCCTTCGTACCAAGCTTGAATATGTATTTTTGCttttaatactaaatatactGGTAGCACCCATCCAGCAGCGTTGATACACTCAATTGAAGTTATCCATTCGTGATTCCCTGGCTGTATAAGAAAGGGTCTTCCTTGACATATTAAGCGTGTTACTACTTTAGTAATATTTAGGATATCCATAGCAAAGCCAGTTTCATCGAAGTTATAGATATCTTCGTTAATAATGCTGTATGTTGATATAGCAGTTTGTACACGTTTAAACCATATTTAAATAGCTTCAGGTTCTTCACACTTCGCTCATTTGTAGTTGATTTGACGGCTATATCAACTTTTCAAGGAATTATGCCTTGAGATATAGTTGGTAACCCATTTTTGTCTGACAGAGATAGTTGTATTTTAACCATGCTTTTGAAGTAGTAGATTTGCCATTTCATGGACTTGAGAGTGCTTTGGTGGTGCACCATGTTgatctagtaatataatccATTTTTCAAGTGATTCTTCCTCTATAGAGGTCAATTTATGTAAATTGGCTCTAGTATTCTTGCGAAATTTGAGCCCATTTAGGTGATCTTGAAGTGTTGATTGGGGAACTTGAAAAACGCATGCAGCTTCATGAATAGATTTTGTATGACCTTTCTGAATAGATTCAACTGCTAAACAGAGCCTGCCCTCTTGTTCCACCAACTCTTTTGATGATTTAGGCATTTTTGGTGGTGTAATGGCTGTTTGGATAGCATCGCTTTCGGAGGCGTGGACGAGTTTCGATGGggtggccgactcgcttacgtggccgactcgcttgccgctTACGTTACTCCTGGAACCCCTTTACATTTTCCCAACCAAGCATTAACTCCTTAGAAAATAAGACATGACCGAGCTATCTACAAATACAATGTAAGACGACACTCTGAATTTTATTGATTGGTTCGACTAAATGTCCAGGTACTCCTACCCACAGGCGCAGTTTCTCTGTCCTAAATGGCAATCATTCTTAACAACCCGATTTTCAAGAGCTAAGGATATTCCGCAGTATCTCAATTTGGCACTACAGTAGTGTCCGACTGTTCACATGAGCTTCTAGAGAGTGACCACCCCTCAGACTTTATTGCTGGACTTGTCATCCGGATATCACTATCGCCAAATACGGACTTGACAGAAGTCCACGTCGATAGCAGTCGTGTAACCTTAGCAAGGTTACACAATGCTATACGAGGTCGAGGAGCTTCAGAGATTGAAAGAGAAATTATCGCAATTCTCGGATACCTGTTTTCTATTGCTTTTGAAGTGTGGCCTGCCATAGCTCCGGCAGAGCTGATGGAGCTAGCCGAGGCCTGTCAAAGTCAGGCTCATATACCACAGGTGTCGGGTCTCCCTGACTTCCTGCGGGCGTATATGGGGTCAAGATGCAAAGGTGAAAGACATGAGGTAGCCTAcagcttgcttcttccttcttttatATCGACATCATTCTTCTTAACAGATGTTTCGGTTCTTGCAACAATGGCTTATCCCTCCATCCGAAGGGACAATATACTGTAACTATCGAAGGGCCCTCTGGTGGCAGAGCTTTACTGTAAAAGGAGTTGTTACCAGAACTGTTGGAGCCACTCTTCAGGCTCGCATTGTCTATTGCTTGACTGCTTCATTCCCCCTCGCCGCTCCACGCGTCTTCAATTTGTGTTTTCGAGCCATTTGCAGGACTGTCGCGGGTAGTTTGAAGTCACGCGCCATGAGGACGGCAGGATCCATCCCCAGGCGCTGGccaccacaggccttgacgagacTCTGAGCTCGTTATGGAAGTAATTGTTTACAGCTATTGGATGTATACTTGGTTGCAGAAATGATGCCAATGTGCTTACTCTTCCTTGCATGTAAGTGGGTCGGCTATTCTATAAAGCTATAGTTTCCTCATTCTTTGGCAAGGAGTCAAAGTACTGGCATATTCTGGACTAGTGGCTCCAGAATAGAGAGTATAAAAGATACTAGTCTATTCCACCGTTTTTGCAACTCAAGTGTCTATAGAATATGGAACCTATTTTTCATTAACCGTGCAAGGTAATACGGTAATGACATACTTCCATACTGGTGCTACCGCACCACTCCTGCTACTCCATCGAGGCCTTCGTGAGGATATGCTGACTCTATGCGTTCTTGGCCACTCTCATACCGATAAGTGTACGCAGGAGCTGGCCTGCAATGACTATGATTTCACCTGTTATGGATGCCTCTAGCTCGAGCGAACCCGCCGACTGCCAACTTTAAGTCCATTGTGCCTGCTCAGCTACAACAATATGACTGGATCAGCCAGAGCAACAAGACACTACTGGAAAATGCGAATGCAAGCCAAGCAGCGGCTAGCATGTGCGTTCCAAGACTGGCTGAAGCGCCAAAGCTGCCCAGAACTGTATTGATCCCGGATGTGTTCAGACGGTATATGACGTTTACGCCGATCGTTGCGGACATGATAAGGGCCAAGGAAAGCTGGAACAGTTAGCAAGTCCTTTCTCGTACTTCCGACCCCAATGATGATAGAAGTACCACGCAGAAAGTGAGGAGCAGCTTATTTCCTCCATTAAAAAACGTCTTCCTAATACCCAGAAGTGCTGTAAGGGTCGCTGCGACGAAGCCAGAGATATATAACCAAATAACCGCCCTCGATACGTCGTAATATCCAGTGAGGACTTTATCGTCGATTCTTGAAACCAGTTCATCAATCTCTGTCGAAGCAGAATTCAGAATGCCGGAGATATTGAACGTGAAAGATATGCTTGGCCGGGAACAGGAGACGACTTGAGTATCGTTGCCTTCGCAGTAGCCCCACAAGCCGACGGTGTAATACGCCGGGAGCTCTGACTGGAGTTCTTTTTCCAAGGTCCGAAGCGCATCGCTCGCTTGACTCACAACCGTTCCGGCGGCAGTAGAAGCCTTGGTTGCGATACCCTCAACGGCAGTAGAAGCTTCAGAAGCTGCATTATCCATGCCATCTGCGACACTGCTGGCGACATTTGAAACCCCGTCCGTGATGCTTGACGAGACTCCGGACAAGTCGATGGAGCGGCGAAGACGGAGGTCACCGAGGTTTGGAAAATCGCTTAAATTGACCTTTTATGAGCTGTAAACGTGCATCATGAGCGAAAGAAATACATCGGCCCACCTTCATGAAATATAGacccggaggagaggatgaagatgtgcaGCCTACAAACACCACTGCCACACATACCAATACCGCAATTGAAAGTAACAACGCACTAATGGAGCCCAAGTGACCGAAGTTACTGGCGTGCCGAGGCATCTTCTCTAAACAGCTGTAAAATGAAATACTACTAGACTGGTACAAAGCTTGAAGGCCTTCCAGACCTAAAAGACAGGTTGTCCTGGAGTATGTGTCAAGTCCTACTCTGGCTTCAACCAGCGAGTGGCCGTTACAGTAAGGTGAACGATCCTCGGACTGGACGAGTGGACACGTTGGTCTAATATATTTTGTGCtggagaatatatatagtagattAAAGCTACGCGCATATCAATCAGCGCCAGGCTCTGTTTTACTGACTCCCGTTTAGCCGTGGGGAAGGCGAGGCAAGAGTGAAGCTGCTTGTACAAGGACGCCGTGGTTTATCAGTGGGTTTGGCTCTTGACGCCTCAGTAGCTGCAGGAGTCTTGATTTGTTTATTCTGGCCCCATTCGCAGACTATTAGGAAACAACTGAGGATGTCAGTGAATACGAAAGTGCCTGCTCGATTGCCAGTTAATTCTGGATTGCTGCAGTTATCTTCTATGTATCTGAGTGAGTTGATATACGGTTATGTGTAGCACTTTGTACCGTAAAATCACTTGAAGCACTTGGTATGGCAGGTAGAGTCGATTAGTGAGCTTTTTGTGTAGTTGTTCCTGCAGACACCCAACCCATAGGCCAGACATGACAACTGCGGCCTAGGTTTTGAAGATGTTATAGACGATTGTTATGTCTGTAAAAGATCCCAAAACTGGAGATGATCGGTATGAAGAGCTGGCCTGATACAGTTCTAGATGCTCTATGTAGCCATAGGCGTCGGTAATGGATATGCAAATGAGTGTACCCGGCTTAGGGAGCTCCAAAGGTATTATCTTTACTAGGGCACACGCGATTACAGGAGTATTTTCTCACTGGACGCTTTTCAGAATAATGAAAAGCTACCTGCTAATTATCCTAAAGAGCGAGGCCGGACGCTGGCTATGGGAAGCATCTTGAGTGACTTGGTTCAAGCCATAGACGAATAAGGAGGATTAGTCCTCTGCAGGCAACGCTGTTCGTGGCCACATACGGGAGACTGTACGAGATTACCTCCATTAGAGGGAAGAGATTTCAGAATTGAAACACTAGCCGAACGGTGGTTAATGGAAACGAAGTGTGGGCGTTCTGAAGCGTTCTGGAAGGTATGTCGTGTAGCATATCACGTTTGGATGGAGTAATGAtgctcaacaacatcatcaggACTGGCTATATGTTGGCGGTGATGTTGATAACTTTGGTCGAGGTCCCGCTGAGACACTTTGCCCATTCCTATCTTCCCTGCCCTCTCcctatctcttctttgggtTGACTGTGGGATGCAAGACATGTtcgtggagaagagagggtggGTCGTAGCTCAGTGGCCGCGAAGTTTTTGGCAAATGGCCTCTCCCGACGAAAGACGTACAATGTAGAAGAGACCGTGCTCTGAGGACTACCACGTGGTCTCCTAAAAGCCCAGCAAACGTTCCAAGGAGCATTGTCCGTCATCTTGGAGCAACCGGCTATTCGGGAAACGGTATTATATCGAGTAATCCAGGAATGTGACCGGGTCATACCATACCGCTAAAAGTCGCTTTCCAGGGATTAAAGAACAGCGTCATCGGGAACAGAATAAGAGCGACAGTGGATATAAAACATGTCAACTCCTGCACTTCATGGGCTTGACGGCAAGGACCTGGTCAGATACTTCATTGTTCGTCTGCATCGTTACAGCTACCAGAATGGGCCAAGAGAACTGCGACCATGATTTTATGCAGGATCCTTCTACACCTGATGTATGCTCGCACTTAGCTGCCTGTGAAGACCATCGGGTAGCCGCTACACAGCTCTCTCGAGACAATGATGTCGACATTGATGCCGGACCGGGAAATACTCCTCTTATGTGGGCAGCCTACAAGTGCCCTtgcggtgctggtgctgttaGCAAGCTGCTTGCGTCCGGAGCAGATGCTGCATCCCAAGACACCGACAAGTTCCTCGCACTTCACATAGCAGCAGGGAAAGGATCTTTTCCAGTTGTGGAGCTGCTCCTGCAACTTCCTGGAATCAATGTAAATGCGCAGGACAAACACGGGTCAACCGCTCTTCATGAAGCAGCATATAATGGACGTTTGCCAATTGTCGAGCTGCTCCTGCAACATCGTGGCACTGATGTCAATAGAAAGGACAATTACGGGTGCACCGCGCTTCATGAAGCGTCAGATGAAGGACGTCTGCAAGTTGTGGAGCTACTCCTGCGACGAGGTAGGGTTGATATCAATGCACAAGACAACGACGGTTGGTCCGCACTTCACATAGCGGCATGCAAAGGACATTTGGCAATGGTCAAGCTGCTCCTGCAACATCGTGGAATAAATGTCAATTTGAAGGACAATCACGGTCGGTCTGCTCTCTGGTTtgcaaaagagaaaagagacatgCCGATATACTACTCTCTCGCTGGCGACCCCCGGCTGAACGACAACGAAATAATCAACCCGTTTGGCTCCCCACCGCATCAATGTCACACCTGCTCCGAAATGGAAGAGAAAACAACTGTCACGGCGATGCCGGTACTGTCCTTATTAGTTGCCTTATTCGTTGCTGCCGTTTTGTGTCCCACGTGTGATTAACCCTTTAGTGGATAGCACCTATACTCGCAACGGTCGTGTTACCGACTTACAGTACATCAGGGCAATGACTTCGGGgttctcctctcttttcgGCAATCCATCAAGACCGACACATACTTGCACATTTCTCGTCTTTCAGTCAAATTGTATTTCATTGACGATTTCGGAGCGTCGTGAGTTGTTCGCCGCAGCCAGTGGCCAGCTCTGCTGCCCTCGAAAATATTTTGAATTACGAGACCCGTGCAAACACGTTGGCAGAAATACATGAACTTCTCTAAGgtgcttttccttttgtaGTTGCTCTTCAAATATGAGATGAAGCTTGGCCGAACACGGCTATATGCATTCGCTCTTTTCGCCTATTTAGTACAGTCAtttaaaaatagatagtCGCTACCACGCCGGCCAGACTTCACACTGGCATCCGCTCATGCCAAGCCCTCTGCTTTACACAGCCTAGTGAGGCTCTCATATGACGGCTTTATCCATACACTTATAGAGGGCCCGGTTTTAAACCTCCCAGAAGACTTTGGGGAAGTCGGTACGGCATCTTTGAAAGCTTTGTAAGTGACCACTGATACTTACAAACCAGCCACTACCACATAAGGGGCCCCAGTATATAGACCACTGTTGAACTCGGTCCTGATCCGAGCTTTTGCTCGCCGTGGTCAGCAGTTGGCAGATGGCAGATGGCAGGGCCCATCTACGCATTTTCCCATCAAGAAACTCTTTATAAAAGGGAGTAGAATGGATAACAAGCACATTCCAAAATACACGTTGTCTTTCCGTGCCACTCTCCACGTCACATATATTGTTTAACCGATAAATAAACATTCCCTGCGGGCGGGCCCCACTAGAAGGGCAACGCAGACTCTTTCATCGCGTGTCTGAATCGCCTCCTTCAATTCTATCCCCTGGGCCCGCCTcaccaaaaaaagaaatagaataaaaactAAAGATATAGTCCCCTTTTATTCATGACATACAACTCGGCTTGATGGGCTTATGCAGTACTAGCAGAGCTTATACGTACAAGTGGGATATCTGATCCTATTTTCCTTTAACCGCTCCATTCCAAGCTCAAACGTGCGAGACCTTCTTGGCGGTATTCGCTTGGAGGTACAGTGCCAGCCCTTGCCGTCATGAAACTTCCagaagaggtggtggatCGTATTTCATTCTTCACACCAACCACGTCGAGAAGTGAACTACTGTCTGCTCTTCCCGTCAAGGCATGGAGATTATATAGGCAACAAATCTCGCTCTGGTCTATGACTTTCAGGTACATACGACCAACGGCTCAGTGAGTCAACAAGGAATCATGCGAGACTGGCCTTGATCGACTGTGGATATGGACGGATTGCATGTTGCAACTAAAATGAAAATTGTGGGAGTTAGGCATGATACTTTGCTTTATAGGCGTCAGCGGAGATATACCAGGGGGCTTTTCAAGCTGTTTGCATTGCCACATCTACAAGCCGCCATCAAGAGAGATACATTCTGATTATGGAATAACACTGAGCGTCCAGAACACTGTCACCTCCCTATCTTGCCGCTCTTGCAAAAGAGCCGACTCTATAACACATGCTATCACCGACGTCTCCCCCTAAGAGGATGAAAGATATGGATGCTTAACAGAAAGGAAAGCCGTGCATACAATATACTGTACCATAGACAATTACAAATTTcatagttatataatatggGTCCTAGTTCTGAATGTAACATAAATAATCAAGATAAACAGTCTTCAGCTATTCCAGTATCCTTGacaataattataatatggCATGctgattaaataaaatactcACTAAATACTCAGCTGGGATTCTATAGAACCAGTATAGCAGAACTAGCTTCTTCTCTATACTAATTAGCTAGGTCTAATATCAAGTCACTGTAATAAACAGGCCACGCTCTCTGTAAGAGAGCTTGATCTCAgcaagaatataaatatataatatatatatataccttctGTACTAAGATAAAGCGGTATTTTACACTAGATATTAAAAGACCAATAATAATGGTCCTTTCTAAAATAAACTTAGAAATACTTAGatactagttttataattataaagtactCCAGTCTTTCTACATGATTAAGAGCACTTGCAAACAAGCAGGATATACTGGGtgttttaatatatatattaaataatagattatactCCACATGTTCTGGCATCCCGGATACTGGCTGTAAGATACTTAAAATCTATAACAGTATTTAACATATATCTGACTATATATCAGTATATTCCTGCAGTTAAATCAGGAAATAGTATACAAGATAAACTTACTAAGCCTTAAATCAAGGAAACAGCTGCTGTATATCTGccttattaatttaaaattatcttatataatatttagactGGCTATAAACTGCAAACAGCCACTAGTATCATGGTTCAGTAGGattgataattaatatacttttatatctTTAGGAATAATGACTATCTTTATTACTAAGCTTCAAAATTACAGTTGAATCAGGCGAGCCCAGAGGATAAgagtatataaaaaatacaaAGTCAAAAAGAtacaaatattataattatttaagtattaatatacttataagcTAGTCCAGTACACGTATTACCGGCTGGCCCcttataaagaataagttataaatactatactGAACAGACACACGAcacttaatatttatatattagattgAATATTATCTCGCATGAGTATAAGAACATGTTTATAAATCTTCAAAGACTATATATGATTCTGGATATGGTAGAGTACTGGACATATACTGCAGTAGTAGAGCAGAACAGGACCTCTCCTACTTAAATTTTACATAAGACTGTGGCTGGGCTGCTCTACTATATAAGACAACATGGGGCGCAAatcataataaattataagatatctGAACAGTATACTaagcttaatatataataatatacattGTATAGTATGCTAACTCCTTCCAGTAAGAAAACCCATGATTTACTGCTTCCAGCTAATAATAGAAGCACTGCCTGGAGAAACcaagaaaatatttactatataattattagattattacATCAATTCCTTTTATACCAGAGAAGTAAAAAGTAATACCAGCAACTATCTCTAGTCAActtttaaagaaaatattagaGTCTCAGGAATCATAcagtatcttatataattatataacatCTGCATTAACGAGGGCAAGCagctgtattataatatactgaatataataatacagaaaacATAGAATGAAAACTTACTTCTCATATTAATTCTATCTAGCCACAGTTACTCAGATATGATAAGTAGCATGAGTAAgcattctatataattaattacctGACAtttacttaataatttattaatcaATTATTTACCTCCCCTAGGCTcagttaattaatatataagattactaccagtataatatatattatagttgTAGTCTGTTCTGGGACTATTTACTAAAAACAGCAAAGTCATATCTATACTTTAAGATAAAGTTTTACATACCAGCTCTACCTAGTccagtaaaaataaatattaatataaaaaagaaaaaaattatattataagatctaACTAGATTAGACAGGGacttctataaataatatacacATactctaaatattatatctaaataattatactctGGCTAACATCAGTCATGTAATATAagtttctaaataataatatataatactataatcagaaattatttaatagtaatCAGATTACCTACTCTCCAGAATACCAGTACCATCTATTATCCAAGTCTATATACTTTAAAAAAATCagtaatttctatatatcccATCTCATGAGCAGCCGCCAGTATTAGTTACTAGAAGTAATCTCTTTTAATCACAACTCTTCTGTcctgaaataaatattttataatattaaaatatccTACATACACTACTCAGCATAGCAGACTATATCCAATAAGATCCGCCCGGTTGATATCCAGCTGAGGATcttgaaaaagaagatcaataatattataatatccaGCTGCTACAGCCCGGCATAGTAAAGTCTTATCTATCTAGATTAAGAGATTAATATCTAAGCAATCCCGGTGCTTGAGGAATAAATTCATAATTTTAGTATAGCCTTATTCTGCTGCCAGGCCCAgtactaatatatttctaataaaaattagatcCAGCTATAGATTATCTCTTACAAGTAAtagtttaattatattaatatctactTAATATACAGCCCacataaataaaatctaattagttatatctgatatattaatatctagtctCTTCTCACAGAGAAATAGCCGTGCTATAGTTCAATTCCAGTACTagactatataataaaaagatattaatctattctagtttataatattaagattaagatCATCTTTATATAGCAGTTATTTTAtcagaattttattaaagtattttattatctaccAGAATACAGTCTGCCTgcatatattttttatatttatattcatcCCTGGCACAGCAAGGAGcagcttaataataaataaatatctataaattatagctTCATGCAGAGCTGTGAACCCGTTATTATTCCAGTTATTTAGCTTGatatttagttaattaaataatagtataagtAAATCAAGATCCGCTATACTTGTAGCtagatataagaaaaaattccTGCTTACTATGTAAATATCAGTATTCATAAAAGCTTCCAAGAGAAGCTGGCAAATATGGTCCCtacaaaaaataataaccagatataatagtagtatttctttatatatcttccagTATCTATTAATaccagaaattaaaatatcaAGATCACTGCACATCAGGAGCATAGTAgtaatctatttattatctttaataataatataatacaggataattatactaagttaattctatatatttatattaaggTCCTGCTTCTGAAGCAAGAACTGTATaagtctattattattatacagAATAGTATAGTACAGAACCATCCAGTCTTTCcagtcttatattaaaatattaatattactatatactagaagCACGCGACCactattattaaagtctttatatataatatacagtaataGCAAGACTAACTGGCTCTGAGAATAcatcttaatttttatatcagttaaaaataatcatagaataataagatattaatatttaataatatccaGCAGTAGTGTCTTATTGTCCCTGCTTCCtgtattaatatctatataaatatttaaaaataatatctaaataatttttatattcttcatctatattattataccaaGTGGGGTCAAGTCTAGATTCTTATTACAACAATTaacattaatattattatacaaGAGCAGCCATCTCATAACAGATACCTGTCCGAATATTACAGTAAAATAAAGAGATATATAGCTATAAAGATATACATTAATATAGATccagtaaatatatattatctagataagTTCCAGCTTATTATAACACACTGCCCAGTGCAGCGCCGAgctattttaaaattatatattaaaataataaaatgcTGATAACAGctatcaatatatatataaattaataaaatacagaGAATAGATGTCCTTAGCCCGCTCcagataatctataatataaaataaaaacttatCTAGTAaatccagcagcagcatgctAGTctgagataataataaatattcttaaaatcATATAACAGAAAgtttaattaagatatagACATACCAGAAGATACAAGCAAGgctttaaaaaaatatatatactaagataAACTTATTAACTTCTTAAAGCAGCtggattataatatttttatactataatatccATATATCTAGCTTATAGACATCagtaagaataaatatactcCAAAAAATCTCTTGAGAGGCATTATCTCTAATAAAACTAGGCTATGCTTTTCTTATAGATTagttctataattaatatctcaagaaccagaaatctatataatagtaaGCAGTAGTAATAccctatataaaaatacatACTCTCTCTAAATACCAAGGCTGTTCCCACATACATAGCTGATAACAagtaatcttataatattatactatgCTAtctcatactactactatatctagaatatataaaaatacctCTTAGATTTCTACTACCGTGTACTAATATAGATTAATCTAGATATCAAATACTGTATTCTGGTATAAACAATCTAGAATTCAGGAAATTTATAGTAGAAAAATTCAAATTCAGGTATAGCTTATAAGGTGCTGCacagtataatattataattaatactataatattctaaaatattagatatatcttacagattaataaatatattaatacataAAATCATACAGGATGTTCCATACTTCTCTACAGAATACTTATTTTAACACAGACTGAGTATCTAAAGCTAAAGTTATAAAGAGAAGGTTAACTTAACTgcagattaaaaatataattaaatttactgGAATTAAAAGACTTATACAGTATCTtcttatctatttattatttaaacaCAAACCGGACTGCTGGCAGGCGGTTATACAgaaaaatcttaaaaaaatcCAAGAAAATATTCTGTAGTAACTAGGACTAGAACTGCTGCAGGACCATCtctataattttaaattaagtcttttttaatatacagTAATCCATCATGGATAATTCCTTCTTACCGGAGAAGTAACCCACACcttagaaaagaaaatagagaatATTAAGAGAtccagtaatatatataagctatTTTCATAATTATATCTACTTACTCTATTTCTTGACCTTCTTTTCTACCTAATAATAATCCTGAATATCCACCGGGAGgctctaaataatatttctaataatctAGCCTAACAGGTCCAGATAATCTCTCTgactatactactagtataaattataaatatactaacagattaatataagtttaatCTAagataattacttattacttttatattataagccCGCCTTAAATATACCCACTACACTGCAGTTAAAGAGACacattatattatactctcaggcttat harbors:
- a CDS encoding SUR7/PalI family protein (COG:S;~EggNog:ENOG410Q1AW;~InterPro:IPR009571;~PFAM:PF06687;~TransMembrane:3 (o110-130i142-164o184-208i);~go_component: GO:0005886 - plasma membrane [Evidence IEA]), which encodes MDNAASEASTAVEGIATKASTAAGTVVSQASDALRTLEKELQSELPAYYTVGLWGYCEGNDTQVVSCSRPSISFTFNISGILNSASTEIDELVSRIDDKVLTGYYDVSRAVIWLYISGFVAATLTALLGIRKTFFNGGNKLLLTFCVLSLALIMSATIGVNVIYRLNTSGINTVLGSFGASASLGTHMLAAAWLAFAFSSSVLLLWLIQSYCCS
- a CDS encoding ankyrin repeat domain-containing protein (COG:M;~EggNog:ENOG410PK0T;~InterPro:IPR002110,IPR036770,IPR020683;~PFAM:PF13857,PF12796,PF00023,PF13637,PF13606;~TransMembrane:1 (o273-292i);~go_function: GO:0005515 - protein binding [Evidence IEA]), giving the protein MGQENCDHDFMQDPSTPDVCSHLAACEDHRVAATQLSRDNDVDIDAGPGNTPLMWAAYKCPCGAGAVSKLLASGADAASQDTDKFLALHIAAGKGSFPVVELLLQLPGINVNAQDKHGSTALHEAAYNGRLPIVELLLQHRGTDVNRKDNYGCTALHEASDEGRLQVVELLLRRGRVDINAQDNDGWSALHIAACKGHLAMVKLLLQHRGINVNLKDNHGRSALWFAKEKRDMPIYYSLAGDPRLNDNEIINPFGSPPHQCHTCSEMEEKTTVTAMPVLSLLVALFVAAVLCPTCD